GGCATGCTTGGCCAGATCAGCTGCGGGCGTTGCCGCGAGTGCGGGCGGGCTGTCGAACACGATGATCCGGTTGCGTGCGCCGAGCGTCAGATTGTCGAGCACCTTCCAGGTCCGCTCGCTGGCGAGATATTCGCTGTCGCGCCCCGTCCGCTGGCCCGCGGGGAGCACCCACAGGCCCGGAATATCGGTGCCGACCACGACGTCCTCGACCTTCGCGGTGGGATCGGCGAGCACATCCATGAAGCCCTTGCCGTGTTCGAGACCGAGTTTGGCCATGATTGAGGGCTTGCCGAAATCGGCATCGACCAGCACGACTTCCATATCGCGTTCACCTGCCAGCGCGATCGCCAGATTGAGCGCGCAGAAGGTCTTGCCCTCGTTCGAATGCGGCGAACAGACAAGTACGCGGCGCGCCTGGGGGCCCGGCTTGGCCTTGGCGGTCGCGAGGACCTGCCGCTTCACGATGCGAAATTCCTCGAGCAGCATCGACGCGCCGCCATCGGGATCGATCAGCCCCTGTTCGCGCAGAAGCGAGCGGACGACATGCTGCTTGGGCCCGGTCAGCGTGACCACCGGCTTGTCCGGCTCCGACGGTGCCGCAGGCAGCACAGGTGGCACAGGCGTGGCCGCCCCAGCGGGCTGCGGCTGGGCGAAGCGGTCGGATGCGCGGCGCCGGGGCATTTCGGGCGGCGTCGAGGGCTCCGACTTGCGCTTGGGCGCAAACTTCTTGGCCTTCTCGTCTTCGAGCTTGTCGGGCACCGCCGCCGGGGCAAGCCGGTCGAGGCCGAAGGCGCCGCTGGCACGTTCGAGCA
This genomic window from Qipengyuania sp. HL-TH1 contains:
- a CDS encoding capsular biosynthesis protein, with the protein product MNKPTNIEPPKSGDAKPRRTSLLERASGAFGLDRLAPAAVPDKLEDEKAKKFAPKRKSEPSTPPEMPRRRASDRFAQPQPAGAATPVPPVLPAAPSEPDKPVVTLTGPKQHVVRSLLREQGLIDPDGGASMLLEEFRIVKRQVLATAKAKPGPQARRVLVCSPHSNEGKTFCALNLAIALAGERDMEVVLVDADFGKPSIMAKLGLEHGKGFMDVLADPTAKVEDVVVGTDIPGLWVLPAGQRTGRDSEYLASERTWKVLDNLTLGARNRIIVFDSPPALAATPAADLAKHAGQALLVARADMSGRAALEDAVDLLSACPDIKLLLNDATFSPSGRKFGSYYGYGE